The region ATAGAAAATTGTAATGGCGAAAATGAATACGATGATGATATCGAGTGTATCGACTTTCAGTATCCTATAAGTTTCTCAATTTACAATACAGATTTTCAAGTTATTGAAACCATAACTATTAATAACGATGAAGCCTTGTACAACTTTTTACAATCTTTAAATGGACCTGTTTTAGCAAGTCTTAACTTTCCAGTAACCTTAGTTTTGGCTAATGGCGAAACTATTGAAGTAAATAGCAATCAAGAATTAGAAGTAGCTATTAGTGACGCTGAAGATGATTGTGATGAGGATGATGATTACGATTATGATGATGACGATTGTAATGAAGAATCTATTGAATTAGCGTTAAAGGAGTGCTTATGGGAAATTACAAGCTACAATACAACAGATTATTTTAATGATTACTACTTAGATTTTAATGCTAATTATGAGTTTACAGTAACTTATAATGGCAATATTTTACACGATGGGACTTGGGCTGTAAGTGAGAATAGTGTAGGTGAGTTTGTATTAGACTTTGGAACCAACTGGCAAGATTTAAATGGTGCTTGGGTTATAGAAAACTGTAATGATTTGGATGAGTTTAATTTATACAATATGAGCATACAATCTACAATGCAAATTGAACAAGTATGTGATGTTAACTCAAGTTCTTTAGGTTGTTTGGAAGCTAATGCAATAGTATTGTGTGATGAAAATAATGATGGTGTTGAAGTTTTTAATCTGTATGAGGGATTAAGTAATATTGACGGTTGTACAATCAATAGTGCAGTTGTTGTTAGTTACCATATGACATTATCAGACGCTGAGACAAATATAAATCCTATTCCTAGCGTGACATCCTTTACTAATACTGTAAATCCGCAAGTCGTATATGTTAGAGTAGAGGTTTTAAATAACCCTAGCCAATTTGAGATTTTAGAAATAGAATTAATTTTAGAGGACTGTTCAATGTCAACCTGTACGGAAGGAGATGTTGACGGTACATTACAAAATTGCGAATGGACATTTACAAGTTATGCAGGAAGTGATTTTGGTATGTTTAATATAAACTTTACAAGCTTGACAGATGCAGTTATTTATATGCCAAACGGAAATGAAGAATATACCATGAATTGGTCTACTTCTCAAGGTGCCAATGGAGTAGAAGTAACATTTTCTAATATTTCTGGAGGTAATGTACAGGTTTTAAATGGAACGTATATAGTAGTTGAATGTACAGGAGAACAACTAATTTTGCATGATGTAAGTAATAGTAATAATGAAGTAGTTTTAGATATAGATTGTACAGGTAATTCGTCGTCATGTACAGAATCTGACGTAGAAACTTATTTGCAAAATTGTATATGGAATACCGTAAACTTAGATGGAAGTGATAGTCTAATACATTTTGATTTAGACTTTAACGCTAATAATGATTTATCGATAACCAACGCAACAACAAATCAAACTTACTCTGGTTATTGGAATGTATCAATTACAGCATCAGGAAGTATTTTGTTAGAATTAGCAAATATAAATGGTCCTAACATTCAAGCAATATCTGGATATTGGGATGTAGTAGAATGTGATTCAGATAGATTACAATTTACAAACGATAATAATGCCATATTTGTTATTGAGCAAGATTGCAATTAAAATTTAGTTTTAGTTAAGTTTGATTATTAATTAATATTAAAAGGTTGCTAATTTTAGCAGCCTTTTTTTATGGAATTATTTGTAGGCTAAACTTCGTAAATACGCATCAAATTCCTATTTTTGCCAATCATAAACAACGAGTCAGACTAGTTACTACTTACTGACTACTGAACACTAAATAAACATGTTTAATAATTTAAGCGAAAAGTTAGATAAAGCGTTACACGTATTAAAAGGACACGGTAGTATTACAGAAGTAAACGTTGCCGAAACCTTAAAAGAAGTACGTAGAGCACTTTTAGATGCCGATGTTAACTTTAAAATAGCTAAAGACTTTACCAATAGAGTAAAAGAAAAAGCACTTGGTCAAAACGTATTAACGACGTTACAACCTGGACAATTAATGGTTAAAATTGTTAAGGACGAATTAACCGAATTAATGGGTGGTGATGCAGAAGGAATTAATCTGTCTGGTGCGCCAACTGTAATTTTGATGTCTGGTTTACAAGGGTCTGGTAAAACCACGTTTTCTGGTAAATTAGCTAACTTCTTAAAAAACAAAAAAACAAAAAAACCTTTATTAGTAGCTTGTGATGTGTATCGTCCAGCAGCAGTTGATCAATTACATGTTGTAGGAGATCAAATAAATGTTGAGGTTTATAGTGATAAAGGAAATACAGACCCAGTAGCCATCGCACAAGCAGGTATTGCTCATGCCAAGCAAAATGGACATAATGTAGTGATTATAGATACAGCTGGTCGTTTAGCAGTTGATGAAGCTATGATGACCGAGATTTCTAATATCCATAAAGCTATTCAACCACAAGAAACCTTGTTTGTTGTGGATTCTATGACAGGTCAAGATGCAGTGAATACTGCAAAAGCTTTTAATGATGTGCTTAATTTTGATGGTGTTATCTTAACCAAATTAGATGGTGATACACGTGGTGGTGCAGCAATTTCTATTAAATCTGTAGTTAATAAACCAATTAAATTTATTGGTACAGGAGAGAAAATGGAAGCCATCGATATTTTCTATCCTTCTCGTATGGCTGACCGTATTTTAGGGATGGGAGACGTGGTGTCTTTAGTAGAACGTGCTCAAGAACAGTTTGATGAAGAAGAAGCAAGAAAATTACAAAAGAAGATTGCTAAAAACCAATTTGGTTTTGATGACTTCTTAAAGCAAATCCAGCAAATCAAGAAAATGGGTAATATGAAAGACCTTATTGGAATGATTCCTGGAGCTGGAAAAATGATGAAAGGTATAGATATAGATGATGATGCGTTTAAAGGTATTGAAGCTATCATCCACTCTATGACACCAAAAGAGCGTACCAATCCCTCAATAATTGATGCGAGCAGAAAAAAGCGTATTGGTAAAGGATCTGGTACATCTGTCCAAGAAGTTAACCAGCTACTAAAACAATTTAATCAAATGAGCAAGATGATGAAGATGATGCAAGGTGGTAAAGGAAAAGCAATGATGAATGCAATGAAAAACATGAGGTAAACAAAACTCAGTTTTCAGTAGCAGTCTCAGCTTTTCAGTCTTACTCAAAATTGCTTACTCTAACTTTAAAATAGTTAAGTTTAATAATTAGATAAATATTATAGTATGGATTTCAAAAATTTAATAGCCTACCAAAAAGCGTTTGATTTGGCTATGCAAATTTTTGAGGTTTCCAAATCATTTCCTTCAGAAGAAAAGTATTCACTTACAGATCAAGTCAGAAGAAGTTCGCGTTCAGTTTGCGCAAATATGGCTGAAGCATATAGGAAAAGGAGATATTTAAAGCATTTTATTAGTAAATTAACAGATTGTGATGGTGAAAATTCAGAAACGAATACTTGGTTAGATTTTGCTTTAAAATGCAATTATATTTCAAAAGAAGAACATGTAAAGTTGACTAATCAATCTACAGAAATCGGAAAGCTGATAAATTACATGATAAATAATCCAGAAAAATTTGGAGTAAACATCAAAAAACAGATAAAACCAAAACCGCAAGAGTAAGAAAACTGTAAACTGCAACTGCGACTGAAAACTAAATAAGAATGATAATACTAGACGGAAAAAAAGTTAGTAACGACATTAAAAACGAAATCAAAGCTGAGGTTGACAAAATGAAGGCTAATAATGAAAAAGTTCCTCATTTAGCAGCAGTCATAGTAGGTAATGATGGCGCAAGTTTGACTTATGTAGGTAGTAAGGTTAGAGCTTGCGAGCGTGTTGGTTTTGAATCTACTATGGTGAGATTGTCCAATACTACTAGCGAAGTGGAGCTGTTAGATAAAATTGAAGAACTTAATAACAACGATGATATAGATGGTTTTATCATTCAATTGCCATTACCTCCACAAATTAATACACAAAAAGTTTTAATGGCTGTGCATCCAGATAAAGATGTTGATGGGTTTCATCCAACTAATTTTGGTAAAATGGCATTAGATATGTCCACTTTTATTCCTGCTACTCCATTTGGGATTTTAGAATTATTAGATAGATATGATGTTGATACTAAAGGTAAGCATACAGTTGTGATTGGACGTTCGCATATTGTAGGTCGTCCTATGAGTATTTTGATGGGTCGTAAAGGATTTCCTGGAAATTCTACAGTTACATTAACCCATAGTCACACTAAAAATATCACGCAAATTACAAGTCAGGCAGATATTATAATTTCTGCGTTGGGTGTTCCAAACTTTTTAAAAGCAGAGATGGTTAAAGACGATGCAGTTATAATTGATGTTGGAATAACACGTGTACCTGATGACTCTACAGAAAAAGGATATCGTATTACTGGTGATGTAGATTTTGAAAATGTAAGTAAAAAAGCTAGTCATATTACTCCTGTTCCTGGTGGAGTTGGACCAATGACCATCGCGATGCTACTTAAAAATACATTATTAGCAAGAGAACGTCACAGAAAAGGATATAAAGAATAAATACAATTTAATTACTTATTTTTAAAACCTGAAACTTATCGTTTCAGGTTTTTTTATGCAGATATTATCAAGAGTTCAATTTGGAAGCTTAGAGCATGTGTTGCCTGTTATTTTGGCTATTGTTTTTTGTGTTTTGTTGTTTAATTATGCCAAATCAAAATCTGAAACAACCAAGCGTTTAATTTTTAAATATTTAGGTGTTTTTGTTTCGGGATTTATAGTTGTATTTCATATCTATCAAATAGGTTTTGGGACTTATAATTTTAAGACCGATTTACCCTTATTCTTATGTAGTTTTATTGCACTGTTTATATGGGTTTTCACAATCACTCAAAAATATATTCTTTTTGAAATTTTACTATTTTGGATTATTGCTGGAACGTCTCAAGGTGTGATTACACCAGATATTTCAATAGGATTTCCAAATTTTGAATACTTCAGATACTGGGTGGTTCACCTTGGGTTATTAACAATTATCGTTTATGCAATTGCAGTTTTAAAAATGACACCGACAATAAAAAGTGTATTTAAATCTTTTTTCACGTTACAAATATATGTAGTAATTATATTGGCTATTAATTATAGTTTAGGAACTAATTATTCTTATTTAAATAGCAAACCTATTTCAGGTTCAGTTTTAGATTATTTGGGAGATTGGCCTTATTATATTATAGTAGTTCAGTTGATTTTGATACCGCTTTTTTTACTAATTTATTTTCCGTTTTATTTAGTCAAAAAAAAGAGTCTCAATACTATTGAAACTCTTTAAATTATTCTTTTTAAATGTTATTAAGAATCTGCAGGTTGGTCTTTTCTGTATTTCAACATAGATACACCAGCTATAAAAAACACACCACCTAAAATGGTTAGTGCCCAAGGATTTAGTGATGTCATATCGTTTCCAAAGACACCTAATACACCTAGTGTTAATGCAATCATTCCACCTATTGTTAGGATAAGCGCTAAAATTTTAATCATAGTCTTAAAAAAAATTAGTTAGTAGTTATAAAAATAAACAATTTTTAATTAATGGTTTAAAATTACTTGGCAAACAATTGTGACTGATCTTTAAAGGCTTTAAACTCTAATGCATTGCCTGCTGGATCATTAAAAAACATGGTTTTCTGCTCACCAACCAAACCTTCAAATCTAATATAAGGTTCTATGATAAAGTTGATGTTTTTAGATTTTAAATGGGTTTCAAAATTTGTGAAAGTCTCCCAATCTAAAACCACTCCGTAATGTGGTACAGGGACGTGTTTTCCATCTACTTCATTTGCTGCTTTATCTTCAATAGATTGTGCTTTGTTATGAATGACTAACTGGTGCCCAAAAAAATTAAAGTCAACCCAGTGATCACTACTTCGTCCTTCTTCGCAGTTTAAAATATCTCTATAAAATATGCGACACTCTTCTAAATTATGAACAGGAATTGCTACATGAAAAGGTGATAGTTTACTCATTATTGTATTTATTATTAGTTTACTTTATTCCAAATATCTAGAAATATTTTCCAATCATCTCCTGTTTTTTTCCAAACTATAACATATTTTCCTTTCCAAGATACTTCTTCATTTTCTTGAGTTCTTGTTTTTCCTTCATAATAACCATAATCGTAAGCATAGTTCCCTTCAACTTTAATCTCTGTTGGAGTTACTTTGTGTGATATAATTTTGACACCTTCAGGTAGCATCCAATATTTTTTAATGGATTCTTTGCTAGAAATAATATTAATATTGTTAGGGAAAATTTTACCGTCATCCGTATATTTATTAGCTAAAGCATCTATATCGCCTTCCATATAAGCTTTAGAAAACGCTATTGTGTTTTCTTTAATGATATCAATATCAGATTTGGTTTTATCTGCTCTTTTACATTCAATTTTCCAAGTAGGATATACCGTTTTTTCAGTTTTGTCAACCCATTCACCAATCCACTTATATCCAGAAGAATTTATATCATAAAAAGTAAGTCTGTAGAATCCTTCCATTCCATTTGGTGCTTTTTGCTTGCGATATAAAACTATCTTGTTGTCTTCAGTTTTATTCCCTTCCCAAGTAGAAAGTGTTGTTGTTGGGTTTTTTGAGGAATAATAATGGACATACCATTTACTACTATCTGCAATGTACTGTCTAATACTTCCTGAATGTGCACCATCTTCTTTTAAGGTTTCGTCTTGGACAGCATTACCATTCATTATATACTTCCAATTCCAAACCATATTTTGTGACTCAGCCCAACTACCATCTTTATTTCTTGCAGTAGATTTACAATTGCATGAACCTATTAAAGGTTGAAAATCTTTTATTTGTTTCGGAGCATCAGGATGTGCTTTTCCATATGGGAAATCTGTCGAAGGTTCATTTTCTGTTTGTGAGTATGCAGAAAGGCTTAGACATAAAAACAATATGAGAGGATATTTCATAATTAGTTGGTTTGTAATAAAAATACTTATGAAATATGTAATTTATAGGAAGATTAAGATTTAATTAACGTCTTTTTTTAGTTTGTCTTTCCTCATAAGTTTTTGTAGAATCCTCCAATAATAAGTTTAATGTTTTCAATTCAGTATCTGTAAATTCTCGGTATTTGCCAATAGGTACATCCAACTTTATATTCATGATACGTACTCGTTTTAAGGACGTCACTTCATAAGTTAAATATTCGCACATACGTCTAATTTGCCTGTTTAAACCTTGCGTTAGTATTATACTAAAGGTATGAGAATCTATCTTTTTAACCGAACATTTCTTTGTGGTTTTGCCTAAATCTTCTAAATAAATTCCTCCAGACATTCTTTTAATAAAGGTTTGAGAAATTGGTTTATCTACTGTGACAATATATTCTTTTTCGTGATTATTACTAGCTCTTAATATTTTATTGACTATATCACCATCGTCCGTTAAAAAAATTAAACCTTCACTAGGTTTATCTAAGCGTCCAATCGGGAAAATGCGTTTTGGGTAATTTATAAAGTCAATAATATTATCTTTTTCTACACTGGTATCTGTTGTGCAGACAATGCCTACAGGTTTATTAAAGGCTAAATAAACAGGTTTTTCAGTGTTGTTTTTAATGATTTCTCCATCAACTGCAACAATATCTGTTGGGCTTACTTTAGTACCCATTTCTGGTATAACACCATTAATAGTAACACGTCCAGCTTCAATGAGTTTATCCCCTTCACGTCGCGAGCAGTATCCAGCTTCACTTAGATATTTGTTAAGTCGTGTTAGTTTAGTTTCCAAAATAAGTTAAGATTTAATAAAATTAATAACTGCCTCGTTTACACTATTATCACGTAAACCATGTCCAAACCCTTCAGTAGTTATTAACGTTGAATTTTTAAAATTAGAACTAATCAATTTTGCTTCATCATATTTAATGACCTCATCATGTTTGTCGTGTATTATCAATCCTTCAACATTTATTTTTGAAGCAAATTTAGCTGATGAAAAATGTGAAGGTTCATAATTAAACCGATCAAAAACCAATTGGTTTAATCCGTTTTCAATCCTTCTATTATAACCTAGCATGTTTACATAGTTTTTAAACACATTGGTAAACTCTGAAGGTGCACCTAATAAAGCTAGTTTTTTTAAAGCTTGATGTTGATAGTTATGCTGAAAAAATACTGAAGCCATTCCGCCAACAGAGTGCCCAACAATAGTATTAGGTTGGTAATGGTTAGCAACAACATTAATAAACTCAGAGTATAATATGGCGTTAAATTGTTTTCCACCAGATTTACCGTGTGCAGGACCATCTAATGCAACAATATTATAATCTTGAGCTTGTAACGTTTTAATTAGTTTTTTCCATCTAAAACTATTGCTTTCCCATCCATGAGCAAATAAAACAGTCTCTTTAGAACCTTCCCAGAGATAGGTTTGTATGTCTAAGTTATTATAACTTAAAGTATGTTGCTTTGCAGTATCCAAAAATTGTTCTTGTTTTAGATTAAGACGACCCTGTCTTGGCGTAGCAAATAAATCAAGTGCTTTTACACTGGCATATTTAGGGGCTACGTAGCTAACCATATTTAAGGAACTACCTATAATTTTTGGTACTGCTTTAGCAATGACTTTTTTCATTTTATTTATTGGTCTTCTCGGTTAACTAAATCCATAGAAAATGCAGGTGTGCATATTGCTATATACTCGCAAGCTACGGTAAAAGGATTAGAGTATTGTACTCTCGTGTTTTTTTCAATTTTAATAGATTGTCCTGCTTCTAAAACAATTAATTCATCGTCTATTATAAATTGTTTTTTGCCTTTAATAATATACGTGTATTCGTCAAATTCTGGAGTTTGAAATGGTTCGCTCCATCCAGCAGGTGCAACCATATGTGCTATGCTGATATCTTTATTGCCATCTGTAGCTAGACCGAAATGTTCTTCTATTAGTTTTCCATCGGTTGTTGGCACAATGAATGGGTTGTTTTGTACTTGATATTTTTTCATGTTTTTTAATTTACCATCCAACCATAAAATGTTTAATCTTGGCTGTATCTGGTATATTTGCTTCTTCTATTGTTTTAGTAATATCAAATCTAAATTCTGCAGGCAATTCATTTTTATCTATTAAAAAGAATATATCGCTATCTTTTACAAAAACTGAAATGCTTCTAAAAGAATTTTGAATTCTGGTAATAGTATATTTTGATTTAATATCTCCAAAAGTACTAGTGTTACTAATACCGTTTTCCGTTTTGTATCTAGGGTCTTTTATTTTTATACTAGATATCGTTGCAGTAGAATCTAGAGCTTGATTGGGTGTTAAACTTAGTAAGTGTTTTCCGCCTTTCTCATAAATATTTATAGTGTTTAATGTACCTGTAAACTCGTCTCCTGCAATAGGACTAATTATAGAGTCTTTTGCAAAAATGATTTTTAAATCTTTAACTTCTGTCGAGTCTGTTAATAGTCCAATATTTTGATTTTGAACTAAAAATGGATCAATCTCTGTTTTGCAAGAAGTAAATGTTATTGCTATAATACTAAGGGCTAATAGTGTTTTTTTCATCAAAAATTATTTAGTTTATTGTTTTACACCAGAAAGTGTAATTTATTTCATAACGCGTTTTAAAATACCAAAAACACTTCTAATAAAGGTTGCGCTTGTTAATACTTTAATTATTGGGTTTTGTGCTGTGCTACGTCGTCTTGTAGTTTTTTTGGTTTTGGCTGCTTTTTCTTTTTCCTTTTTTAATCTTGCATCTTCTTTTTGTTTAAGTTTTTCGGCTTGATCAATTTTTTTGTTAAGCATCTCGTAGGCACTTTCTCTATCTATGGTTTCATTATATTTTAAAACCAATTTAGAGTCATCAAGTAGCGTTTGTAATTCGGTTTCATTTAAAATATCCATCCTACTCATTGGTGCACGCATCATGGTTGCAGCTAATGGAGTAGGACGTCCTTTTTCGTCTAAAGCAGAGACTAAAGCTTCTCCTGTACCTAAAGAGGTCAAAACATCAGCAGTGTCATAATACTCGGTATCTGGATAATTTTGAGCAGTTAATTTTATAGCTTTTCTGTCTTTAGCTGTAAAAGCACGTAAAGCATGTTGAATTTTAAGACCTAACTGACTTAAAACACCTTCTGGAACATCAGTTGGGTTTTGGGTAACAAAGTATAATCCGACTCCTTTACTTCTGATTAACTTTACAATACTTTCTATTTGATTTAATAATGCTTTTGAAGCTTCATTAAAAATTAAATGGGCTTCGTCTATAAACATGATTAATTCTGGTTGTCCAGAATCACCTTGTTCTGGCAAGGTTTCATATATTTCAGCTAATAGACTCAACATAAATGTTGAAAATAATTTAGGTCTGTCCTGAATGTCTGTTAAGCGAATAATATTAATATAGCCACGACCATCTCTGGTGGTTCTTAACAAATCTTCGACTTCAAAACTTTTTTCTCCAAAAAACAAGTCGCCTCCTTGCTGTTCTATTTCTATTAGTTTTCTTAAAATAGCACCTGTTGATGCGGTTGAAATACGTCCATAGGCTTCTTCAAACTCTGGTTTACCTTCGTTAGTACAGTATTGTAATATTTTTTTAAAATCCTTTAAATCTAAAAGCGGTAGTTTATTATCATCACAATATTTAAAAATAACCGAAACTATTCCAGATTGTGTTTCTGTAAGATCTAAGATTCTAGATAATAAAACAGGTCCAAATTCGCTAATCGTTGCACGAAGTCTAACACCATCTTGCTCCGAAAGACTCATGATTTCTACTGGAAACGATTTTGGAGTAAAGTCTAAACCTATTTTTTCGTGACGTTCATCAATTTTAGGATGTCCTGGACTAGGTTGAGCAATTCCACTTAAATCACCTTTAATATCCATTAATAAAACCGGAATGCCTTTTTCGCTTAAATTTTCAGCCAAAACTTGTAGTGTTTTAGTTTTTCCAGTTCCAGTTGCACCAGCAATTAAACCATGTCTATTCATGGTTTTTAAAGGTACGTTTACATAAGCATTTTTAATGGTTTGACCATCTAACATGGCAGAGCCAAGTGTAATAAAATCGCCTTTACAAGTGTTTCCTTTAGTGATATGGTTAAAAAAATCCTCCTGTCTACTCATTCTTAAAAATATTTGATGTAAAAATACTAATCTTAGCTTAAATCCCTGAAAACTTTCAACTTTAAATACTTAAAATTTCCAACAGATAAGATTATATTTGCGCCACATGAAGCAAGAAATACAAGATTTAGTTAACAAAGGGTTGATGTTGCCTTTAATGGAAGAGTTTTACACTATTCAAGGCGAAGGTTACCATAAAGGAACTGCTGCTTATTTTATAAGAATTGGTGGTTGCGATGTTGGTTGTCATTGGTGTGACGTCAAAGAAAGTTGGATTGCAGATTTGCATCCTCCAACAAAAACAGAAACAATAGTCCAAAACGCTAAAAAATATAGCGATACAGTTGTGGTTACTGGTGGAGAACCTTTAACTTGGGATATGACCGAGTTAACCACACAGCTTAAAGCTGAAGGTATGAGTATTCACATTGAAACTTCAGGTGCTTACCAATTAACAGGTGAATGGGATTGGATTTGTTTGTCGCCTAAAAAAATGAAGCTTCCAACACAAAGTGTTTATGAAAAAGCCAATGAACTAAAATGTATTATTTATAATAAAGATGATTTTAAGTTTGCTGAAGCGCAAGCCGAAAAAGTAAATAACGATTGTATTTTATACCTACAACCAGAATGGAGTAAGCGTGATACTATGATACCTTTAATTGTAGATTATGTTATGGCTAATCCAAAGTGGAAAGTGTCCTTACAAACTCATAAATATTTAAATATACCTTAATAAAAGCCTTCATTTTTTGAAGGCTTTTTAGTTAACACACTTTTCAAACTATTATTTTTTTACTGAAAGTAATAATCTTTGCTACTTTACTTTCATTTTAATATAAATACATATTTTAAAGTACTAAATTGTAAGTGTTTTATGGTTTAGTGTTTTTATAATGAAACATAAAGCTAATATTTGCTTCAACAAATAGAACTAAAGAATTTAAAAATATAAGATTATGTGTGGAATTGTATGTGCTTTCGACCTTAAACAAAAAAGCGAAGATTTAAGACCTCAGGTTTTAGAAATGTCAAAAACTATTCGTCATCGTGGACCAGATTGGTCAGGAATATATAGTGACGATAAGGCTATTTTAGCCCACGAACGATTAGCTATTGTAGATCCAGCTTCTGGTAAACAACCCTTATATAGTCCTGATAAAAAATTAGTTTTAGCAGCTAATGGAGAAATATATAACCATAGAGAGTTACGTAAGCAGTTTGATGATAAATATGATTTTCAAACCCAAAGTGATTGTGAAGTTATATTAGCATTATATCAAGAAAAAGGTGTGGATTTTGTAGATGAAATGAATGGTATCTTCGGATTTGCAATCTACGACGTTGAAAAAGACGAGTATTTTATAGCTCGTGACCACATGGGTATTATC is a window of Olleya sp. YS DNA encoding:
- a CDS encoding 7-carboxy-7-deazaguanine synthase QueE, translating into MKQEIQDLVNKGLMLPLMEEFYTIQGEGYHKGTAAYFIRIGGCDVGCHWCDVKESWIADLHPPTKTETIVQNAKKYSDTVVVTGGEPLTWDMTELTTQLKAEGMSIHIETSGAYQLTGEWDWICLSPKKMKLPTQSVYEKANELKCIIYNKDDFKFAEAQAEKVNNDCILYLQPEWSKRDTMIPLIVDYVMANPKWKVSLQTHKYLNIP